TGGCGGCCTTCTCTCCAGGAAGTGCCGCCATCGCTATGGTCTTCTTTCCTGTTTGTGCTGCCATCATTCTGTTCTTCTCTCCTATTCGAGCTGCCTTCACCGCGGCGCAGGCTTGCCCTCAGGGAGCGGTATTTCCCAGACTCCCCTCGCAGTCCGATCTCCCCCCGGATTTCCCGCTTACCCTCATCTTCCCTTTTTCCTTCGCCCTCCGAGGATTGAATCCGACGAGATTCTCCACTTTTTTGTGCCCCTGGGGCGATGCTGTCCATGCCGAAATAGGCGAGCAGGGGGCAAAAGCGGGTGATACCTTCCGCCACTTTCATCGCCGAGAGGAAGGCGACGAGACCGGCCCCGCCGCTTGAGCGGCGGCGGACCATTCTGGCGGTGGCCCAGGCTAGTCCGGTCAAGCCAAGCGTGATGCGGAACAATGCGTCCACAGTGCCTACATTTTTTTCAACTTTCATCATATGTCCTCCATTTTTCATTCCTTTTTTCCGGGGTCTTTTTGTTCCCCAAATCCCTTATCTCTGTTTCCCCGACAATCCATCAATAGTCTGCCCCTTTTTTCCGAACTTACCCATTTTCGGTCCTTTTGGGGCCAAAGATTTACAACCCCCCCTGCAAATCCCTACCTGATTTGGCCTTTTAAAAGCATCAACGGCCCCATGCAGAAGACTATGCATTCCCTCCTTTCATACGGTGGCTGTCCCCTCATAAGGTTTGTCCTATTTCTAGGGGGACGAAAAAGATCGTGAAGATAAAAAAAGTACTACTTTTGGTAGGACAGACCCGAAAAGAGATTGGTATAAGAACTTCAAACGGATTAGGCCATCTGTGGCCGTTCGTCTTCCTGAAGTGGTGATGAAATCATTAACACCGCGTGAAATCGAGGTGTTGGAGTGATTAATCGCCGGCTTTAATATCAAAGCCATTGAGAAGAAACTTTTCGTAGAAAAAACGACGGTTAAAACCTATATTCGACGCATTGCGGAGAAGTTCAATATCGAAAATAGTATTGAAGCTTTGTTCCGCTGCATAGACGATGTGAATCGTCAAGGATGAATCAATAGAAGTTAGTTACCGCTCCTCCCGTAGACTTTCAAAAAAGTTCATCAGGGTTATTTATCGGCGCTCTGGTAACGATCATTCTCTTTTTATTCATCGGATGGAGGATGAAGAAGTTTATATCAAAAAGATATCCATTAATTGGAATCATTTTGATTCTGATCTCTCCAATTGGTGAAAAAGCGATCCCATGACTTCGAGCCCAAATGATTGCGAATGATCCCTTTCAATTATAAAATGCTTATCCACTTGAAGGTGAGCTCTATTACTTTTTTGATGAAGCGCAATATGCAGAGAATTGGGAGAGGTGGATTAAATCCTTATATGACTCACGTCCACGCCTGCGATTAGTGGCGACCGGCTCCACAAGCCCTACGCTTGAAAAGGGTTCTTATTGCGATTTATTGCAATTACCCGCAAGACCCGAGTTGCCGGCCGGCATCCGACCAACGCAGTTGCACAGAATGAGCAAGGGTGAATTAAGCGAGTCGATGAATAAACTATCTCCCTTGCAACAGCATTTTAATCGCTATTTAACGGTTGACGGTTTTCCGGAGCTGGCCCTTTCCCATGATGATGCGTTTTCTCAACGTATGCTTCGTGAGGATGTTGTCGACAAGGTCGTTAAATGGGATATTCTAAGCCTTTTTACTGTTCGGAATCCATTACAGCTTGAGAAGGTTTTCCTGTATTTATGCATGAACTATTCAGCAACCCGGTTGCAGTGGATGGAAAAGGAATCC
The DNA window shown above is from Thermicanus aegyptius DSM 12793 and carries:
- a CDS encoding YgaP family membrane protein, encoding MKVEKNVGTVDALFRITLGLTGLAWATARMVRRRSSGGAGLVAFLSAMKVAEGITRFCPLLAYFGMDSIAPGAQKSGESRRIQSSEGEGKREDEGKREIRGEIGLRGESGKYRSLRASLRRGEGSSNRREEQNDGSTNRKEDHSDGGTSWREGRHEGGTNRRGEDESL
- a CDS encoding LuxR C-terminal-related transcriptional regulator — its product is MAGFNIKAIEKKLFVEKTTVKTYIRRIAEKFNIENSIEALFRCIDDVNRQG